ACACGGGCGACCTCGCGGTGCAGTACCCGGACGGCTACATCAAGATCAAGGATCGCAGCAAGGACATCATCATCTCGGGCGGCGAGAACATCTCCTCGATCGAGGTGGAGGACGTTCTCTATCGCCACCCCGACGTGCTGGCCGCTGCAGTCGTGGCCCGGCCCGATCCGAAGTGGGGCGAGACGCCGTGCGCCTTCGTCGAACTGAAGCCCGGTGCCACCACCGGGGCCGAGGACATCGTGGCGCATTGCCGCAAGCACCTGGCGGGTTTCAAGGTGCCCAGGGCCGTGGTCTTCGGCGAGCTGCCGAAGACGTCGACCGGCAAGATCCAGAAGTTCGAGCTGCGCAAGCAGGCCGGCAGCGCCGACGCGATCGACGTCTGAGCCCGCGGCTCAGGTCTTCAGCGAGAGCCCGAGGCGCTCGATGATCTGCTTTTCCTTCTGGTACTGCTCGCGCATGAACTTCGTGTAGTCCTCGGTGTTCATGTAGATCACCGACTGGTCGTACTTCTCGAAGCTGGCCAGCACCGCGGGGTCTTCCGTCGTCTTCTTGAAGGCGTCGTGCAGGCGGCGCGTGACGGCGGGGTCCATGCCTTTGGGGCCGCCGATCCCGAAAGGCGAGTCCGACACCGTGTCGTAGCCCAGTTCGTTGAGCGTGGGCACGTTCGGCCAGCGCTTCGTGCGCTTCGATCCATACGTGGCCAACAAGCGGCAGGTGCCCGCATCGACGTGCGGGCCCCAGCCCGTCGCGTCACTGTGCGACATGACGTGGCCGCCCAGCAGCGCCTGCATGCCGTCGGCGTTGCCCTTGAACGGCACGTGCTGCAGCTTGATGCCGGCCTTCATGGCGAACTCCTCCACGGCCAGGTGCGGCGTGGTGCCGTTGCCAGTGGAGCCGAAGGTGAACTGGCCGGGGTTGGCCTTGGCGTAGTCGACCAGGTCCTTCACGGATTTGATCGGCGAGTCCGCGCGCACCACCAGCCCGAACGTGTAGCCGGTCAGCAGGGCGATGTAGGTGAAATCCGCCAGCGGGTCGAACTGCATCTTCTGCATGTGCGGAAGGCGCACCACGCCGATGGTGAGCTGCGATAGCGTGTAGCCGTCGGGCTTGGCGGTCAGCAGCTCGTTGGGACCGAGCATGCCGCTGGCGCCAGCCTTGTTCTCCACCACCATCTGCCCGCCCAGCGCCTTGGCTGCGCTGTCGGCGATCGCCCGCATCACCGCATCCGTCGAGCCGCCGGCGGGCCAGGGACAGATCAGCTTGATCGGCCGCGACGGGAAGGCTTGTGCGAACGCCAGTCGCGGCGCGGCGATCATGGCTGCGCCGGCGGCGATCGCCTTGTGGAAAGCACGGCGGGTGGAAACGGGTTGGCTCATGGCTGCCTCCTGTGGTCCCGGCAATCTAGACCGCGGCGCCAGCCTGAACCATGGGACAAGCCCGATTCGGGCAAGCCCTGTAACAGCGGCGCCCGGTCCCCGGTGCGCCGCACGATACTGGACTCATGAGCATGCTCAGCCCCGCGGCGTCGCAGGTGCTCGCCCACCCCGGCGAGTTCCTGCGGCGCGTGTTGCGCAACTTCGTGCGCAACCAGGGGCTGCTGCTGGCGGGAGCCGTCGCGTACTACGCGCTGCTCTCGGTGGTGCCGCTCCTGATCCTGGCGGTGATCTTCCTGTCGCACTACGTCGACAAGACCATGCTGCTGGAGACGCTCGGGCTCTAT
The sequence above is a segment of the Ramlibacter henchirensis genome. Coding sequences within it:
- a CDS encoding tripartite tricarboxylate transporter substrate binding protein; its protein translation is MSQPVSTRRAFHKAIAAGAAMIAAPRLAFAQAFPSRPIKLICPWPAGGSTDAVMRAIADSAAKALGGQMVVENKAGASGMLGPNELLTAKPDGYTLSQLTIGVVRLPHMQKMQFDPLADFTYIALLTGYTFGLVVRADSPIKSVKDLVDYAKANPGQFTFGSTGNGTTPHLAVEEFAMKAGIKLQHVPFKGNADGMQALLGGHVMSHSDATGWGPHVDAGTCRLLATYGSKRTKRWPNVPTLNELGYDTVSDSPFGIGGPKGMDPAVTRRLHDAFKKTTEDPAVLASFEKYDQSVIYMNTEDYTKFMREQYQKEKQIIERLGLSLKT